A segment of the Fibrobacter succinogenes subsp. succinogenes S85 genome:
CCGAAAACATTGCTCGCGTCGCTAAAGAAATTGATGCAAAGATGGTCTACATCAGCACGGACTATGTGTTTAACGGCCGTGGCACTTCTCCATGGAAACCGGACTGCAAGGATTACGAGCCGCTCAACGTCTATGGCGAATCCAAGCTCAAGGGCGAACTTGCCGTAAGTGGAACGCTTGAAAAGTATTTCATTGTGCGTATCGCTTGGGTGTTCGGTCTCAATGGCAAGAACTTCATCAAGACGATGCTCAAGGTGGGCGAAACTCACGATACGGTCCGCGTTGTTTACGACCAGATCGGTACGCCGACTTACACGCTTGACTTGAGCCGCCTCCTCGTCGATATGATTGAAACGGACAAGTACGGCTACTATCACGCCACGAACGAAGGCGGATTCATCAGCTGGTACGAATTCACGAAGGAAATCTACAAGCAGGCGGGGCTCCCGACTAAGGTGTTGCCGGTGACGACGGCGGAATACG
Coding sequences within it:
- the rfbD gene encoding dTDP-4-dehydrorhamnose reductase, coding for MKVLVTGVGGQLGHDVMNELAKRGYEGVGSDIAPVYSGVADGSAVTTMPYVSMDITNAAAVAETIKSVNPDVIVHCAAWTAVDLAEDEDKKAKVFAINAEGTENIARVAKEIDAKMVYISTDYVFNGRGTSPWKPDCKDYEPLNVYGESKLKGELAVSGTLEKYFIVRIAWVFGLNGKNFIKTMLKVGETHDTVRVVYDQIGTPTYTLDLSRLLVDMIETDKYGYYHATNEGGFISWYEFTKEIYKQAGLPTKVLPVTTAEYGLSKAARPFNSRLDKSKLVEAGFKPLPTWQDALGRYLKEIGVLA